From the genome of Labeo rohita strain BAU-BD-2019 chromosome 12, IGBB_LRoh.1.0, whole genome shotgun sequence:
GTGCTCAGATGTTGATCAGTGAAATATAAGAGTTatccacagaagaaaaacaatgttatctttccttattttgttttaggAGAGGTTTGGACTGAGGCGGCCCTGGATGACTTTGAGCGCATGACATACTGTGCTGAATGGAAACCTCTACTGGCCAAACTGCACAGCTATTCTCATTCTGAGATCTCATCCTGGCCTAGCGTTAAACTCTATGACAACAGCCAGGGAAAGGTTAGAAGTCAACATCACTAcctgttttaatgaattttgCTGTTGTGTTATAAATTCTGATGTTGACAGACACTTCAaaatggaaaattctgtcagtaattactcaccctcatgtcattccaaacccgtatgaccttcattcatcttccgaacacaaattaagatatttttgatgaaaagtgAAATCTTTCTGAACTtgaatagacagcaaagcaactgacatgttcgagggccagaaaggtaataaggatattgttaaaatagtccatgtgacatcattggttcaaccttaattttatgaagctatgagaatactcttctcttccgtgtcagtcttttttttttaattctctgtGGTCTGTCTTCTCTGTCTCAGGCTTTGGATCTCGGTAAAGAGTTGATTCGTCTCGGTCATGCTGTGAGCTGTGAGGATGAAGGGATTGGACTGAGGGGAGACTGGGATGAGTCCAGATCACTGCAGAAGATGCTAGTAAGATACATATGGATTGTATAATACAGTGTACTGCAGGTGGAAGCACTATTTTAAGCATCTCTGCTTGGATTTTTACAGGATGACATGACTGGAGCAACATCAGAACTCAGTATGTCCTGCATCAGTTTGTCAGGTATGTTTTCTCTGGTTGGTTCCTTATGTGCGGCTTCCTTGTTCATGCAATTTACAATTTTCTTTAAATTCTGAATTGGTACATGCTTGTATTCTGCCACATACgctactgttcaaaacctttggggttagtgttttgtttttttaattaagcaagGACTcattaaattgctcaaaagtgatatacaaaaagttttatatttcaaacaaatgctgtactttttatcaaaattctgaaaaaaacattatatagcttaattttttttccccaaaaatattaagcagcacaactgttgtaAAGATTGATAATACGGGTCGACCAATTATCGACCTAGCTGGTTATCGGTGCCGATATCAAGCTTTTTTTATGGGTATCGGTCCTTTTCAAAACCAGTttgccaataaaatattttaaaagcatttaaagggTTTTTGTTAGAGCCCTTGttgttcttaattttgacagtgatttctattttttttttttttcaccagacacccatatcggttcaaaatattggttatcagtctacttgatctgtaataatctgtatttcaaataaatgctgttcttttcatcaaagaaccctggaaaaaatctttatatatcttatttttcaccaaaaaatatttagcagcacagCTATTTGAAAGATTGGTAATAGGGGTTGACCAGTTATCAGTCACCTGTCTGATTAACGGTGCCGATAtacagcatttttatggttatcagtatcaatcattttcaaaaccaatttgcagactaaaataatttgaaagcgtttaaagattttttgttagagcccttgttatttttaattctgacgatcatttatattttttcaccaGACATATAAATaggttcaaaatattggttatggcctacttgatctgtaataatctgtatttcaaataattttttttttttttttttgtcaaataatcTTGAAAAAAGCATTATATAGCTTCATATTTTTTCCCAAACTATTAAGAATcacagctatttaaaaaattgatatTGATGGCTGATTATCGGTGCCGATACCAAGCATTTTTGGTTAAcggtatcagtcattttcaaaacgaATTTGCTggttaaaattgtttaaaagcatttaaagaaagccattgttatttatagttttgacaaaaatttttacttttacaccagacatatataatgttttaaaatattggttatcggtctacttgatctgtaataattgaTCGGCATCTGCCCTAAAAAACACATCAGTCGATctctaattttataataataataataataataataataataaatgtttcttgagcaccaaatcagcatattataatgattgtcgctaaagactggagtcatggctgctgaaaattcagctttgctataaCAAATAAATTTCGTTTCACAATATACTGAAATGGAAAATGATTTCAAAtggtaatatttcataatattactgtttttactgtatttttcaaaattcacatcaatcccaaacttttgaaaagtagtgTATTTCAGTTCAGCAGAGTTTCACCAGTCCTCGCAATGGCGTATTTGAAGGTTCAGATCATCCATGGGTAAGCAAGCAGCTGGAATGGTCTTCATCTCTCACAAGCTCTTTGGAGATGGAGCGAGCCGACGTGGACCAGAGCCTGAGTTTTGGACTCATGTCTTCCTCTACCTTAATCCACTCCACTCCATCTCAGAACCTGAGTGATCTAGTCAGCCAAATACTTGAGTCGTCTTCCTCCGCACTAGAGCCGCCAATCCAGTTGAATAACTTAACACCTGCATCACTAGTACACGAACCATCAGTGCAGGAAATCTCATCTTCGTTTACATCTCCATCCTGTGTGGAGGCTGTGACATCAACGCTGGATTCCTTCACTCTTAGTGATGATGTTTTCCTTGGGAGTCACTGTTACAGCGGGAAGAATAAGATGACATCTTCTGCATCAGAACAGACGGGCTCATCTTATACGGTGGATAGTTTCAGTGAAAATACTGAGAGCAGCAACAGCAGCGACGGCATCAGAGGAGTATGGTATTACCTCACATCCTCTAGGGATTCATCCAAAGCGTCTCTCAGCACCACAATGCCAGAGTCGTCCACTGCATCCTCGTCTTATTTGACAGAATCTTGTGATGAAACCACTGCTTCCTCTGGCTCTGTGATTGCCCTGAGTTCAGACTCATCCAGGAGTGCTGAAGATGCCGAAGTGCCACTCAGACCAGCTAATCCACAACCGAACCCAGAGGTCATCACTCTAAATGACAGTATCATTTGTGAAAGCGACTCAAATAAGACTTTCGAAGAGAATAAGCGTGAGCCCTTTACAGAAGGAAATTTAGATGAACCTAACCCACAGAAAAGTGATGTGAAATGCCACAAGTCAAGCTTGAGTGATGACATGCTACATAATGAAAAAGGAAGTGTAACTGAAGATCTTCAGGAACCAAAGAACATGGATTTTAAAACTGAAACGGCCAACAGTGGTGAAGACAATTCAACAAGAGGTGTAACTTTGTATATACCTGTATATAACTTAAAGACACACTGGAGCACATTGGATCTTTATGGGACTGGTTTTCACTAAAGGGCTTTAATACACCTGCTACACCTTTTTACAATTTCACGTGGGTTTGAGCTTCAATGGTAGAGATGCTCACCTTTTTATTACTGGTGCTCCTTTAAGGTGAAGGGTTTTCAAAAATGCAACTTAAAACATCAAAGTTATTAGTAGTTAGTGagtaaatttttaatataatattccCCAAAATTCTGGAGACTTTTAACTCTAGCTCTTTAACTCTAACTAATTAGAGAAGCTTCACACATTCACAACAACCCAAAAAAACCCTTTactgttattgtattttttttattttttattttttt
Proteins encoded in this window:
- the tdrkh gene encoding tudor and KH domain-containing protein isoform X3; amino-acid sequence: MAAVKEGPWKSLSSGKKVALAAGLSVGATVGYLVYRHIRSSSVQCQSQEESRISVPLDVYRSIARYQSTFLDIVNQKSGAQINVLPNTEEQSMVNFLIQGSPEQILVAQCALEKMATDCEVITDVIDVPQTAFGRIIGRGGETLKFINRVSGARVNCSKDRGRSLEEKGKITITGTRKEVQSAKEMIMEKVIENETVRKRISQASAMRQKRKPPEMEQFNKAQGPENELLKLNGKDLPSPMTELKQEGPLTVNGFTDNTDTAENSFKSEEEEILSPVSPLEISKFEIPSPDLSFQPDEHLEVYVSASENPQHFWIQILGVRSLQLDKLTAEMSRFYNGDTSQEHRVETIIVGDIVAAPYRDYGTWNRARVLGILGSGLVDLYYVDFGDNGELPREHLRSMRSDFLSLPFQAIECSLAGVRPAGEVWTEAALDDFERMTYCAEWKPLLAKLHSYSHSEISSWPSVKLYDNSQGKALDLGKELIRLGHAVSCEDEGIGLRGDWDESRSLQKMLDDMTGATSELSMSCISLSVQQSFTSPRNGVFEGSDHPWVSKQLEWSSSLTSSLEMERADVDQSLSFGLMSSSTLIHSTPSQNLSDLVSQILESSSSALEPPIQLNNLTPASLVHEPSVQEISSSFTSPSCVEAVTSTLDSFTLSDDVFLGSHCYSGKNKMTSSASEQTGSSYTVDSFSENTESSNSSDGIRGVWYYLTSSRDSSKASLSTTMPESSTASSSYLTESCDETTASSGSVIALSSDSSRSAEDAEVPLRPANPQPNPEVITLNDSIICESDSNKTFEENKREPFTEGNLDEPNPQKSDVKCHKSSLSDDMLHNEKGSVTEDLQEPKNMDFKTETANSGEDNSTREVASISGSVDDTIDEEFN